The following proteins are encoded in a genomic region of Cryptomeria japonica chromosome 11, Sugi_1.0, whole genome shotgun sequence:
- the LOC131063996 gene encoding protein EXORDIUM-like 2, whose product MAVLDSEKVFIHLLLICMVALSTVDAAARPLFHWRKLSALVDEEPLVLKYHNGPLLTTTPTLNLHLIWYGNFTSAQRAIVADFVQSLGMESVKQGSPSVLSWWKTTEAYRGSAPSQLNQAQPLTRRLGKQKLDEA is encoded by the coding sequence ATGGCTGTTCTAGATTCTGAAAAGGTTTTCATTCACTTGCTGTTAATATGTATGGTGGCATTGTCCACAGTGGATGCCGCTGCTAGGCCCCTTTTTCACTGGAGAAAGTTGTCTGCTCTGGTCGATGAAGAGCCTCTTGTCCTCAAATACCACAATGGCCCTCTGCTTACCACAACACCCACTCTCAATCTTCATCTCATCTGGTACGGCAATTTCACTTCCGCGCAGCGTGCCATTGTGGCCGATTTTGTGCAGTCATTGGGAATGGAAAGCGTCAAGCAGGGTTCTCCCTCTGTCTTGAGCTGGTGGAAGACAACAGAGGCCTACAGAGGCTCTGCCCCTTCCCAATTAAACCAAGCTCAGCCTTTAACCCGAAGGCTGGGGAAGCAGAAGCTGGACGAAGCTTAA
- the LOC131860156 gene encoding protein PHOSPHATE-INDUCED 1-like, which translates to MASSSCGFHGSDKADIEYAYAWVGNSATQCPGQCAWPFHQPVYGPQSPPLLPPNGDVGIDGMTINIAVTIAGAVTNPFKSEYFQGDAAAPLEAVSACPGMYGSGAYPGYAGKLFVDETTGVSYNAHGVNGRPFLLPAITSRSCKTLV; encoded by the exons ATGGCGAG TAGCTCTTGTGGATTCCATGGAAGCGACAAAGCAGACATTGAATACGCTTACGCTTGGGTGGGGAACTCAGCAACGCAGTGCCCGGGGCAGTGCGCATGGCCATTTCATCAGCCCGTTTATGGCCCGCAGAGCCCTCCTCTGCTGCCCCCCAATGGCGATGTGGGCATTGACGGTATGACCATCAACATTGCGGTGACGATTGCGGGAGCAGTGACTAATCCATTCAAGTCGGAATACTTCCAGGGAGACGCCGCTGCTCCATTGGAGGCGGTATCAGCTTGTCCGGGCATGTATGGAAGTGGGGCTTATCCCGGTTACGCCGGGAAACTGTTTGTGGACGAGACGACAGGTGTCAGTTACAACGCTCACGGCGTGAACGGCCGCCCGTTCCTTCTACCGGCAATCACCTCACGATCCTGCAAGACCTTGGTCTAA
- the LOC131063997 gene encoding protein EXORDIUM-like 2 — MAVLRYQRIVMHLMIVCMAALSTVDAAARPLFQWRKLSALVEEEPLVLKYHNGPLLTTTPTLNLHLIWYGNFTSAQRAIVADFVESLGMESGSQSYPSVFSWWKTTEAYRGSTPSQLNQVQPLTRRLGKQKLDEAYSLGKSLKRSDIAVLVKSAIQSRALPPPQKKKNNGEVELYLMLTSEDVMVENFCSSSCGFHGSSKAGIDYAYAWVGNSARQCPGQCAWPLHQPIYGPQSPPLLPPNGDVGIDGMIINIAATIVGAVTNPFESGYFQGDAAAPLEAVSACPGMYGSGAYPGYAGKLYVDETTGASYNAHGVNGRTFLLPAMWDPTSRSCKTLV; from the coding sequence ATGGCTGTTCTAAGGTATCAGAGGATTGTGATGCATCTAATGATAGTATGTATGGCGGCATTGTCTACAGTGGATGCCGCTGCTCGGCCCCTTTTTCAGTGGAGAAAGCTCTCTGCTCTGGTAGAAGAAGAGCCTCTTGTCCTGAAATACCACAATGGCCCTCTTCTTACCACAACACCCACTCTCAATCTTCATCTCATATGGTACGGCAATTTCACTTCAGCGCAGCGTGCCATTGTCGCCGATTTTGTGGAGTCATTGGGAATGGAAAGCGGCAGTCAGAGTTATCCCTCTGTGTTCAGCTGGTGGAAAACAACAGAGGCTTACAGAGGCTCTACCCCTTCCCAATTAAACCAAGTGCAGCCTTTAACCCGAAGGCTGGGGAAGCAAAAGCTGGACGAAGCTTATTCTCTCGGAAAGTCCTTGAAAAGGAGTGACATTGCCGTCCTGGTGAAGAGTGCTATCCAGTCCAGAGCTCTGCCTCCACCCCAGAAGAAGAAAAACAATGGCGAGGTGGAGTTGTATTTGATGCTCACATCTGAGGATGTTATGGTGGAGAACTTCTGCAGTAGCTCTTGCGGATTCCATGGCAGCAGCAAAGCAGGCATTGACTACGCGTATGCGTGGGTGGGGAACTCAGCAAGGCAGTGCCCGGGGCAGTGCGCGTGGCCACTTCATCAGCCAATTTACGGCCCGCAGAGCCCTCCTCTGTTGCCTCCCAATGGCGATGTGGGCATTGACGGTATGATTATCAACATTGCGGCGACGATTGTAGGAGCAGTGACGAATCCGTTTGAGTCAGGATACTTTCAGGGCGATGCCGCTGCTCCGCTGGAGGCGGTCTCAGCGTGTCCCGGCATGTATGGAAGCGGAGCTTACCCCGGTTATGCTGGGAAACTGTATGTGGATGAGACGACAGGTGCCAGTTACAACGCTCATGGCGTGAACGGCCGCACGTTCCTTCTACCAGCAATGTGGGATCCCACCTCACGATCCTGCAAGACCTTGGTCTAA